The Thermoanaerobacterales bacterium genomic sequence CGGCGATGGAGGAGGTCTCGGCCGCCACCGAAGAGCTGACCGCCCTGGCGGGCGAACTGGACAAGCTGGCCGCGCGCTTCCGCGTTTAGGGGGCGTAACAGCGTTGGGCACTCATGCAGGGGCGGCTTCGGCCGCCCCGATGCTTAGTCGCAAGGTGTGGGTACTGTCTCAGGGTGAAAGCCAGGCTCCCGGCTCCCGCCGCGTCCCCCGTCCCGGTTGTTATTTCTAGGAAGTTGATATAGTATAATAGGGTATTAAAAACTGCCGCGGTGGTGTTTTGTTTGCCGGGACGTCGTATTTCACGCTGGTTCTTCGCCGTATTAGGGATAATGCTGGCCGGCCTGGTCCTTTTCGGCGTTTACGCTTACTACACAAATTACGCCCAGCTCGGTAACCTGATGCGGGTCATATATTTGGTGCGCACGCAGTCCCTTGAACCGGCGGCGGCGTCACGCCTGGTCCAGGGCGCGGCGGAGGGCATGGTGGAGGCCCTGGACGACCCCTACTCCGAATACCTGGAACCGCAGATGTACTCGCGCCTGAAAATGCAGCTGGAGAGTACCTTCGGCGGGTTGGGGATCCTGGTCGGGATGCGCGAGAACCGGCTTACCGTCGTCCGGCCTTACGAGGGCACCCCGGCGGCCCGCGCCGGCATCCGGGGCGGGGACGTGATCGTCGAGATCGACGGGACGAAGACCGAGGGCATGGACCTGGAGACCGCGGTGGGCCTGATGAAAGGGCCGGTCGGAACCAAGGTCTGCCTGCTCATCAGGCGGGACGGCCACGCCGATCCCCTGCGCTTTGAAGTCCCCCGGGAGGAGATCCGGGTGCCGACCGTGTACAGCGAGATGCTGGACA encodes the following:
- a CDS encoding S41 family peptidase — its product is MPGRRISRWFFAVLGIMLAGLVLFGVYAYYTNYAQLGNLMRVIYLVRTQSLEPAAASRLVQGAAEGMVEALDDPYSEYLEPQMYSRLKMQLESTFGGLGILVGMRENRLTVVRPYEGTPAARAGIRGGDVIVEIDGTKTEGMDLETAVGLMKGPVGTKVCLLIRRDGHADPLRFEVPREEIRVPTVYSEMLDRRVGHIAITQFAEQTPAEVREALEKLKEQRMRALVLDLRDNPGGSLTSAIEVADIFLDKGPIVFVDYRAAKDEAFYAHPPALDLPLAVLMNENSASASEILAGAIKDHGAGTLVGQRTFGKGVIQVLYGLADGSGLKLTTGRYLTPSRHDLNGRGIEPDVPVTQPADGSADRQLQKAIEVLQQ